A region of the Helicobacter pylori NQ4053 genome:
ACTAAAAACGCTCAAATAGGCTTTGGAGCGTTATCCTTGATTGATAAAAAAGATAAAAACCTCTCTTATTTCATCATTGATAAAGCCCTTTATAACCCTATTGAACAAGCTTTGATCATCACTAAAAATGGGGCTAATAACCCTTTAGCCAAAGTTTTTAAAGATTTTTTATTCAGCCCTAAAGCTAGAGCTATCTTTAAAGAATACGGCTATATCGTGGATTGAAACGCATTAAAAAAGGCGGATAATGGATCATGAGTTTTTGATTACCATGCGTTTGAGCTTTTCTTTAGCTTTGATTACCACCCTTATTTTACTCCCTATAGGGATTTTTTTAGGCTATTTTTTAAGCCTCAAACGCAATCTTTTAACGAGCTTAACAGAAACGCTTGTGTATATGCCTTTAGTTTTACCCCCAAGCGTGCTAGGGTTTTATCTTCTTTTAATTTTTTCGCCTTCTTCTTTTTTGGGAGCGTTTTTACAAGATGCGTTAAATGTGAAACTTGTTTTTAGTTTTCAAGGGCTTATTTTAGGGAGTGTGATTTTTTCCTTACCCTTTATGGTAAGCCCCATTAAAAGCGCGTTAATTTCCTTGCCCACTTCTTTAAAAGAAGCCAGTTATAGCTTGGGTAAAGGGGAATATTACACCCTTTTTTTTGTCCTGCTCCCTAACATCAAACCCAGTTTATTGATGGCTATCATTACAACTTTTACGCACACTATAGGCGAATTTGGCGTGGTGATGATGCTTGGGGGTGATATATTAGGGGAAACAAGAGTGGCTAGCATTGCGATTTTTAACGAAACTGAAGCACTCAATTACCCTAAAGCCCACCAATACGCCTTAACGCTCACGCTTATCAGTTTTAGCCTCTTATTTGTTACCCTATTTTTGAATAAAAAACAAAGCTCGTTTTTATGATAAAAGCGCGGTTTAAAAAACACCTTTTAGGATCTAGGGGCGCGTTTGATTTGAATATAGACTTAGAAATTAAAGAAGCGGAAGTTGTGGCTTTATTAGGAGAATCGGGAGCGGGTAAAAGCACGATTTTACGCATTTTAGCAGGGCTTGAAGCGGTGAGTAGCGGCTATATTGAAGTCAATCATTCAGTATGGCTAGACACTCAAAAAAAGATTTTTTTAAAACCGCAACAACGAAAAATCGGCTTTGTGTTTCAAGATTACGCCCTATTTCCTCATTTAAATGTGTATCAAAACATCGCCTTTGCTCACCCTAAAGATAAAAATAAAATCCACGAAGTGTTACGCTTAATGCGTTTAGAAAATCTAAGCCAGCAAAAAATCCCCCAACTCTCTGGCGGACAAGCCCAACGAGTCGCTTTAGCAAGAGCTTTGATCGCAGCCAAGAATTTATTGCTTTTAGATGAGCCTTTAAACGCCCTAGATAATACCTTAAAAAACGAGGTGCAACAAGGTTTGCTTGATTTTATCAGGCGTGAAAATTTAAGCGTGTTATTGG
Encoded here:
- the modB gene encoding molybdate ABC transporter permease subunit codes for the protein MDHEFLITMRLSFSLALITTLILLPIGIFLGYFLSLKRNLLTSLTETLVYMPLVLPPSVLGFYLLLIFSPSSFLGAFLQDALNVKLVFSFQGLILGSVIFSLPFMVSPIKSALISLPTSLKEASYSLGKGEYYTLFFVLLPNIKPSLLMAIITTFTHTIGEFGVVMMLGGDILGETRVASIAIFNETEALNYPKAHQYALTLTLISFSLLFVTLFLNKKQSSFL
- a CDS encoding ATP-binding cassette domain-containing protein; its protein translation is MIKARFKKHLLGSRGAFDLNIDLEIKEAEVVALLGESGAGKSTILRILAGLEAVSSGYIEVNHSVWLDTQKKIFLKPQQRKIGFVFQDYALFPHLNVYQNIAFAHPKDKNKIHEVLRLMRLENLSQQKIPQLSGGQAQRVALARALIAAKNLLLLDEPLNALDNTLKNEVQQGLLDFIRRENLSVLLVSHDPNEITKLARTFLFLNNGVIDPNQENRLFSNRLLVKPLFEDENYCHYEVIPQTISLPKDCLNPTFKLDFNQGKKF